A single region of the Aliidongia dinghuensis genome encodes:
- a CDS encoding LPD7 domain-containing protein, translating into MARKTFTAANARRRRPVQDTDTSAPVSPAYWYGLGYETTIDGTVLYVALPGGIRLADHGDYLVRHRDGEPTDDEIAALVAAGKARRWEDIRFSGGSPEFQPPARIEALRQGYRLDQISLECEDGLPKPANTLPMPDHIRRRLIPDPAPDQVPALPPSEPTPAPRLRP; encoded by the coding sequence TTGGCCCGCAAGACCTTCACCGCCGCCAATGCCCGGCGCCGTCGCCCCGTCCAGGATACCGACACGAGCGCCCCAGTCTCGCCCGCCTACTGGTACGGGCTCGGCTATGAGACGACGATCGACGGCACCGTCCTCTACGTCGCCCTGCCTGGCGGAATCCGGCTGGCCGATCACGGCGACTATCTCGTTCGCCATCGCGACGGCGAACCCACGGACGACGAGATCGCCGCCCTGGTCGCGGCGGGCAAGGCCCGGAGATGGGAAGACATTCGGTTCTCGGGCGGCTCGCCAGAGTTTCAACCTCCCGCGAGGATCGAAGCGCTGCGCCAGGGCTACCGCCTGGACCAGATCTCACTCGAATGCGAGGACGGCTTGCCCAAGCCCGCCAACACCCTCCCGATGCCAGACCATATCCGGCGGCGCCTCATTCCCGACCCGGCGCCCGACCAGGTTCCGGCGCTGCCGCCTTCCGAACCGACCCCTGCGCCGAGGCTCCGGCCATGA
- a CDS encoding type II secretion system minor pseudopilin, with protein sequence MRRTTLGLERTSFYWFTSRPFAAQTPMRWHFDNVSQTWEFDGRVLRVAVEDEGGKIDLNASDDPAIRQLLKAVAPQAKGLADKIFDWRDQKGDLHRLQGATGADYAAAGRDYRPRGGPFQSIDELRLVLGTTPEIFDRLAPAVTVFSGRPKANLATAPQGVLMAVMGDDAATADAAIAARAGTAPDGAPQAVAGGIVQAGISTEGWAFSIHVAAMGGRLTESRVVRLLGGMGERFIEQDVRP encoded by the coding sequence AGAGCGCACGTCCTTTTACTGGTTCACCAGCCGCCCCTTTGCTGCCCAGACGCCAATGCGTTGGCACTTCGATAATGTGTCGCAAACCTGGGAATTCGACGGCCGCGTGCTCCGTGTCGCCGTCGAGGATGAAGGCGGCAAGATCGACCTCAACGCATCGGACGACCCGGCGATCCGGCAACTGCTGAAAGCCGTCGCCCCGCAGGCGAAAGGGCTCGCCGACAAGATCTTCGATTGGCGCGATCAGAAGGGCGATCTGCACCGGCTCCAGGGCGCAACCGGCGCCGACTATGCGGCCGCCGGCCGCGATTACCGGCCGCGCGGCGGGCCGTTTCAATCGATCGACGAGCTGAGGCTGGTGCTCGGCACGACGCCCGAGATCTTCGACCGCCTCGCGCCGGCCGTGACGGTGTTCTCCGGCCGGCCGAAGGCGAACCTGGCGACCGCGCCGCAAGGCGTGTTGATGGCGGTGATGGGAGACGACGCAGCCACGGCCGACGCGGCGATCGCCGCCAGGGCGGGCACGGCACCCGATGGAGCGCCGCAAGCGGTTGCTGGCGGCATTGTTCAAGCCGGCATCTCCACGGAAGGATGGGCGTTCTCGATCCATGTCGCCGCCATGGGTGGCAGGCTGACCGAGAGCCGCGTGGTTCGGCTCTTGGGTGGAATGGGAGAGCGCTTCATCGAACAGGATGTACGCCCTTAG